The following coding sequences lie in one Pseudomonas svalbardensis genomic window:
- a CDS encoding protein-L-isoaspartate(D-aspartate) O-methyltransferase — MTSQRTRERLIQRLYEEGICNAKVLEVIRRTPRHLFVDEALAHRAYEDTALPIGNNQTISQPYMVARMSELLLEAGPLDKVMEIGTGSGYQTAVLSQLVERVFSVERIKVLQDRAKERLVELNLRNVVFRWGDGWEGWPALAPYNGIIVTAVATDVPQALLDQLAPGGRLVIPVGSGEVQQLMLIIREEQGFSRRVLGAVRFVPLLNGPLA, encoded by the coding sequence ATGACCTCACAACGGACCCGTGAGCGCCTTATTCAGCGCCTGTATGAAGAGGGAATTTGCAACGCCAAGGTGCTGGAAGTCATTCGCCGTACACCGCGTCACCTGTTCGTCGACGAGGCGCTGGCTCACCGCGCCTACGAAGACACGGCGCTACCGATCGGCAATAACCAGACCATCTCGCAGCCTTATATGGTGGCTCGCATGAGCGAGTTGCTGCTGGAGGCAGGTCCTCTCGACAAGGTGATGGAAATCGGCACCGGCTCGGGCTATCAGACGGCGGTGCTGTCGCAACTGGTCGAGCGGGTATTTTCCGTCGAGCGCATCAAGGTTCTGCAGGACCGGGCCAAGGAACGCCTGGTGGAGCTGAACCTGCGCAACGTGGTGTTCCGCTGGGGCGATGGTTGGGAAGGGTGGCCGGCGCTGGCGCCTTACAACGGCATTATCGTGACTGCGGTGGCGACCGATGTACCTCAGGCGCTGCTTGATCAATTGGCGCCGGGAGGGCGGCTGGTGATCCCGGTCGGATCGGGTGAGGTTCAACAATTGATGCTGATCATCCGGGAAGAGCAGGGCTTTTCCAGGCGTGTTCTGGGGGCTGTTCGCTTCGTCCCGTTGCTCAATGGGCCACTTGCCTGA